The Niallia alba genome includes a window with the following:
- the codY gene encoding GTP-sensing pleiotropic transcriptional regulator CodY, with translation MDLLTKTRKINAMLQRAAGKPVNFKEMSETLSDVIEANIFVVSRRGKLLGFAVNQQIENDRMKKMLEDRQFPEEYTNSLFNIQTTSSNLEIESEYTAFPVENKELFAKGLTTIVPIIGGGERLGTLILARLQEQFHDDDLILAEYGATVVGMEILREKAEEIEEEARSKAVVQMAISSLSYSELEAIEHIFEELNGSEGLLVASKIADRVGITRSVIVNALRKLESAGVIESRSLGMKGTYIKVLNDKFLLELEKLKTNK, from the coding sequence ATGGATTTATTAACAAAAACAAGAAAAATAAATGCGATGTTACAAAGAGCTGCTGGTAAACCAGTTAACTTCAAGGAAATGTCAGAAACACTAAGTGATGTTATTGAAGCAAATATTTTCGTTGTAAGCAGAAGAGGGAAATTATTAGGATTTGCTGTTAATCAGCAAATAGAAAATGATCGTATGAAAAAGATGCTTGAAGATCGCCAATTCCCTGAGGAATATACAAACAGCTTGTTCAACATTCAAACAACTTCTAGTAACTTGGAAATTGAAAGTGAGTATACTGCTTTCCCAGTTGAAAATAAAGAATTATTTGCAAAAGGTCTTACAACAATCGTTCCTATTATCGGTGGTGGCGAAAGACTTGGAACACTTATTCTTGCAAGATTACAAGAGCAATTCCATGATGATGATTTAATTCTTGCTGAATATGGAGCTACAGTTGTTGGAATGGAAATTCTTCGTGAAAAAGCAGAAGAAATCGAAGAAGAAGCAAGAAGCAAAGCAGTTGTACAAATGGCAATTAGCTCTCTTTCTTATAGTGAATTAGAAGCAATTGAACATATTTTTGAAGAGTTAAATGGAAGTGAAGGCTTGTTAGTAGCTTCTAAAATAGCGGACCGTGTTGGTATAACAAGATCTGTTATTGTTAATGCATTACGTAAACTAGAAAGTGCTGGTGTGATTGAGTCTCGTTCTTTAGGGATGAAAGGTACGTATATCAAAGTCCTTAATGACAAATTTTTATTAGAGCTTGAAAAACTAAAAACAAATAAATAA
- the fliE gene encoding flagellar hook-basal body complex protein FliE — protein MEPLSFSAVSSALPLSNTTANSKATSVANTQNSFASFLKESINNVNQAQNESDVLTNKLARGENVDLSQVMIASQKASITMQTTLEIRNKAVEAYQEIMRMSV, from the coding sequence ATGGAACCATTAAGTTTTTCTGCAGTTTCTTCTGCATTGCCATTATCAAATACGACAGCTAATAGTAAAGCGACATCTGTTGCAAATACACAAAATAGCTTTGCCTCATTTTTAAAAGAATCGATTAACAATGTTAATCAAGCGCAAAATGAATCAGATGTGCTAACAAATAAGTTAGCAAGAGGAGAGAATGTCGATTTATCTCAAGTGATGATTGCCTCTCAAAAAGCAAGTATTACGATGCAAACTACTTTAGAAATTCGCAATAAAGCAGTAGAAGCTTATCAAGAAATAATGAGAATGTCCGTTTAA
- the fliG gene encoding flagellar motor switch protein FliG, producing the protein MARKESNELSGKQKAAILLISLGPDVAASVYKHLSEEEIERLSLEISGVRKVENTSKENVLEEFHNIALAQDYISQGGIGYAKTVLEKALGAEQASIILNRLTSSLQVRPFDFARKADPNQILNFIQNEHPQTIALILSYLDPTQAGQILSELPQEVQADIARRIAVMDSTSPEIINEVEQILERKLSSTVTQDYTQTGGIEAVVEVLNGVDRATERTILDALEIQDPELAEEIKKRMFVFEDIVTLDNRAIQRIIRDCENEDLMLALKVSGDEVKEIVYSNMSTRMAESFKEEMEFMGPVRLKDVEEAQSRIVAIIRRLEDAGEIVVARGGGDDIIV; encoded by the coding sequence ATGGCAAGAAAAGAATCAAATGAGTTATCTGGGAAACAGAAAGCGGCCATTCTCCTTATCTCGCTAGGTCCTGATGTTGCAGCTTCGGTTTATAAACATTTAAGTGAGGAAGAAATTGAACGATTATCACTAGAAATATCAGGAGTTAGAAAAGTGGAGAATACTTCTAAAGAAAACGTATTAGAAGAATTTCATAATATCGCACTTGCTCAAGATTATATTTCTCAAGGTGGGATTGGGTATGCAAAAACAGTATTAGAAAAGGCTCTAGGAGCAGAACAAGCATCGATTATTTTAAATAGATTGACTTCTTCTCTTCAAGTAAGACCTTTTGATTTTGCTAGAAAAGCAGATCCAAACCAGATATTAAATTTTATTCAAAATGAACATCCACAGACAATTGCCTTAATCTTGTCTTATTTAGATCCAACACAGGCTGGACAAATACTATCCGAACTGCCACAGGAAGTTCAAGCAGATATAGCAAGAAGAATAGCTGTAATGGATAGTACTTCTCCAGAAATTATTAATGAAGTTGAGCAAATTTTAGAAAGAAAACTATCAAGCACAGTTACGCAAGACTATACACAAACTGGTGGAATAGAAGCGGTTGTTGAAGTGCTTAATGGGGTTGATAGAGCAACAGAACGTACCATTTTAGACGCACTTGAAATACAAGATCCAGAATTAGCAGAAGAGATTAAGAAGAGAATGTTTGTCTTTGAAGATATTGTTACATTGGATAATAGAGCAATCCAGAGAATTATTCGCGATTGTGAAAATGAAGACCTTATGCTTGCTCTTAAAGTATCTGGAGATGAAGTTAAAGAAATTGTTTATAGCAATATGTCTACTAGAATGGCTGAGTCCTTTAAGGAAGAAATGGAATTTATGGGACCAGTTCGCTTGAAAGATGTAGAAGAAGCACAATCAAGAATTGTTGCGATTATCAGACGTCTTGAAGATGCGGGAGAAATTGTGGTAGCCCGTGGCGGAGGAGATGATATCATTGTCTAG
- the fliF gene encoding flagellar basal-body MS-ring/collar protein FliF, with translation MKENLNKIFNPLKEYWQSRSKKQKTVITGSGLLLILVGVLAAYFFTRVTLVPLYSNLTPSETGAIKESLDSRGITSEISGGGTVISVPEEVVDTLKVELAAEGIPKSGSIDYSFFSENASFGMTDNEFNVLKLDALQTEIANLIKGIDGINNADVVITLPEESVFVSDQGGEATASIVLNTKPGYNFSENQIKGLYTLVSKSVPNLPTDNIVITNQNFEYFDLNSSNNSATDTFTAQNNVKKQIERDIQRQVQTMLGTLMGQDKVVVSVTADIDFTQENREENLVTPVDEENMAGIEISAQNITETYTGENAAGGVVQAEEGTDTTTYNSETGSGNGDYEKVEQTVNSEVNRIKKQIVESPYKIRDLGIQVMVEPPDANDTTSLPQESIDDISNILGTIVRTSIDKTSTGGELTAEDIQSKIAVSVQPFNGKKQATEIVQTSIPWWVYAVGGSLLAIIILLIFLFMRARKKKQEEAEEIIQPVVPVADINEEHQESEGTIRRKQLEKMAKEKPEEFAKLLRTWITED, from the coding sequence ATGAAAGAGAATCTAAATAAAATATTTAATCCTTTAAAAGAGTATTGGCAAAGTCGTTCTAAAAAGCAAAAGACTGTGATAACAGGTAGCGGACTTTTGCTTATTCTGGTTGGAGTATTGGCAGCTTATTTTTTTACGAGAGTAACGCTTGTGCCGCTATATAGTAATTTAACTCCTTCTGAAACAGGAGCTATTAAAGAGAGTCTTGATAGTAGAGGTATAACTTCTGAAATTTCTGGTGGAGGCACTGTTATTAGTGTTCCAGAGGAAGTAGTCGATACATTAAAAGTAGAATTAGCAGCAGAAGGAATACCGAAGTCTGGTAGCATAGACTATTCCTTTTTCAGTGAAAATGCAAGTTTTGGAATGACAGATAATGAATTTAATGTTTTAAAATTAGATGCCCTACAGACAGAAATTGCTAACTTAATAAAAGGCATTGATGGGATTAATAACGCTGATGTTGTTATCACTTTGCCTGAAGAAAGTGTTTTTGTTTCTGATCAAGGTGGAGAAGCTACAGCTTCCATTGTATTAAATACAAAGCCTGGCTATAACTTCTCAGAAAATCAAATAAAAGGGTTATATACACTCGTGTCCAAAAGTGTACCAAACCTTCCTACAGATAATATCGTCATAACGAATCAAAACTTTGAGTATTTTGACTTAAATTCTTCAAATAATTCTGCGACAGATACTTTTACTGCGCAAAACAATGTTAAAAAACAAATTGAACGTGATATTCAAAGGCAAGTACAAACAATGCTAGGAACGTTAATGGGGCAAGATAAAGTCGTTGTATCTGTAACTGCTGATATAGACTTTACCCAAGAAAACAGAGAAGAAAACCTAGTTACGCCAGTAGATGAAGAAAATATGGCGGGAATTGAAATAAGTGCACAAAATATCACGGAAACATATACAGGTGAAAATGCTGCTGGTGGAGTTGTACAGGCGGAAGAAGGTACAGATACAACAACGTACAATTCAGAAACAGGGTCTGGGAATGGTGACTATGAAAAAGTAGAACAAACCGTTAATAGTGAAGTAAATCGTATTAAAAAGCAAATTGTTGAAAGTCCATATAAAATTCGTGATTTAGGTATCCAAGTAATGGTGGAGCCACCTGATGCTAATGATACTACTTCCTTACCGCAGGAAAGTATTGATGATATTTCCAATATACTTGGGACGATCGTTCGAACATCGATTGATAAAACATCAACAGGTGGAGAACTGACAGCTGAGGATATCCAAAGTAAGATTGCTGTGTCTGTTCAACCGTTTAATGGGAAAAAACAAGCAACAGAGATAGTTCAAACATCAATTCCTTGGTGGGTTTACGCTGTAGGTGGAAGTTTACTTGCGATTATTATTCTATTAATCTTCTTATTTATGAGAGCGAGAAAGAAAAAACAAGAAGAAGCAGAAGAAATTATCCAACCAGTTGTTCCTGTAGCTGATATCAATGAGGAACACCAAGAATCAGAAGGAACAATTAGAAGAAAGCAGCTTGAAAAAATGGCAAAAGAAAAACCAGAGGAATTTGCAAAATTACTTCGTACATGGATTACGGAAGATTAA
- the flgB gene encoding flagellar basal body rod protein FlgB, translating into MKLFSNTITTLENAINYSNQKQKVIAQNIANVDTPNYKAKTVTFKDSLSSAMNANVTNNKHIPFSATNNASTAVVTKNGVTYNNSGNSVDMEKEMTDLATNQIYYNALIDRISGKFSSLENVIRGGK; encoded by the coding sequence GTGAAACTTTTCTCTAATACAATTACTACCTTAGAAAATGCAATAAATTATTCGAATCAGAAACAAAAGGTTATCGCCCAAAATATTGCAAATGTCGACACGCCGAATTATAAAGCGAAAACTGTAACTTTCAAAGATTCGTTATCTTCTGCGATGAATGCAAATGTAACAAATAATAAACATATTCCTTTTTCAGCTACTAACAATGCTTCGACAGCAGTTGTTACAAAAAATGGAGTGACATACAATAACAGCGGAAATAGTGTGGATATGGAAAAGGAAATGACGGATCTAGCAACAAACCAAATATATTACAATGCATTAATTGATCGGATTAGCGGAAAATTTAGTTCGCTAGAAAATGTAATAAGAGGAGGTAAGTAA
- the fliH gene encoding flagellar assembly protein FliH — protein sequence MSRLIKSRYSIPDHAKQKVISIKHLDSVDPNFEQSREVTQAEYNKMLEIAHQEAETIRMQAIEEAERIRVQLSSEKQNWDIEKVNLIEEAKANGFQIGFEEGKHVGYNEASQYIQQARDTVNASKMDYGKYLQSAESTILELAIEVAEKIINDKIKEDEQNFLSVVQNALKEVRKQREIQLHVPPIYYELVLAEKEELLQLFPIKPSLFVFPDESLEENGCIIETANGRLDASIDTQLFMIKEKLLEVLESEEG from the coding sequence TTGTCTAGGTTGATTAAGTCAAGATATTCAATTCCAGATCATGCAAAACAGAAAGTCATATCTATTAAACATCTAGATTCCGTTGATCCTAATTTTGAGCAATCTCGAGAGGTTACCCAAGCAGAATATAACAAAATGCTTGAAATAGCACATCAAGAAGCAGAAACGATTAGGATGCAAGCCATAGAGGAAGCTGAACGGATACGCGTTCAGCTTTCAAGTGAAAAACAAAATTGGGATATCGAAAAAGTGAATTTAATAGAAGAAGCTAAAGCGAATGGTTTTCAAATAGGATTCGAGGAAGGTAAACATGTTGGATATAACGAAGCATCTCAATATATCCAACAAGCAAGAGATACTGTAAATGCCTCCAAGATGGATTACGGAAAGTATTTACAATCCGCAGAAAGTACTATTTTAGAACTTGCTATTGAAGTAGCAGAAAAAATTATAAACGACAAAATAAAAGAAGACGAGCAGAATTTCCTTTCTGTTGTGCAAAATGCCTTGAAGGAAGTAAGAAAACAGAGAGAGATTCAACTACATGTTCCTCCTATTTATTATGAACTAGTTCTAGCAGAAAAAGAGGAGTTATTGCAGTTGTTTCCGATAAAGCCTAGCCTATTCGTTTTTCCAGATGAATCCCTAGAAGAAAATGGCTGTATCATTGAGACAGCTAATGGTCGGTTAGATGCAAGTATTGATACCCAACTATTCATGATAAAAGAGAAGTTACTTGAAGTATTGGAGAGTGAAGAAGGGTGA
- the flgC gene encoding flagellar basal body rod protein FlgC, protein MTIFNSINTTASALTAQRLRMDVISSNMANVDTTRGRLVNGEWEPYKRKQVVFQEQEGSFASHLNTARGNTSNQAGGVKVSRIVEDETPFEMVYDPENPEADETGYVRMPNVDPLREMVDLMSASRSYEANVTVLNASKSMLMKTLEIGK, encoded by the coding sequence ATGACTATTTTTAATAGTATCAATACTACGGCCTCTGCTTTAACTGCTCAAAGGCTAAGAATGGATGTCATTTCATCTAATATGGCAAACGTTGATACAACGAGAGGAAGACTAGTAAATGGTGAATGGGAGCCTTACAAAAGAAAACAAGTTGTTTTTCAAGAACAAGAAGGTTCGTTTGCTTCTCATTTAAATACTGCACGAGGGAATACATCGAACCAAGCAGGAGGCGTGAAGGTTTCGAGGATTGTAGAAGACGAAACACCTTTCGAAATGGTTTATGACCCGGAAAATCCAGAGGCGGATGAAACAGGATATGTGCGTATGCCGAATGTAGATCCATTACGTGAGATGGTAGATTTGATGAGTGCTTCAAGATCTTATGAAGCCAATGTCACAGTATTAAATGCTTCAAAAAGTATGTTAATGAAAACATTAGAAATCGGAAAATAA